The Rosa rugosa chromosome 3, drRosRugo1.1, whole genome shotgun sequence sequence aacacatatcatcataaagtaattgatgattagcttaatatcaatcctagtttaacatggatacaaacagtgaatcaatactagtgacttaatgaagtagtgtatcaattcattaaggatagtaattcattgcttagtctacaagaaaggctacaagttgtgatacattaggaatctaatagtgaaacctaaaccgacaaggaatgctttaatgggaagcttcttgaggtttaagtctcatatatatacagatgaattggtccctgattactaccacaactattgcatattgttctgtccattgagaagcaagttggtaagtaacagaagaccacattcagtgatcgagttaagcagttgcataagatggaatccatgactgttattgctgaaggtaagccttaatcatttttatgattgttgtgcatatgttgtgagcatataactatggttttacaatgcCTGCAAGAAAATATGGGCAAAATAATTAGTCCTAAAATGGTCCTATGTTATCTCCAATCTGATATGCTGTAGCCATGTGATATCCATATCGCTGCCCAATATACTTAAAATTATCTTGGTTTGTACATGTATTAAATCAGTTTCACTTGAAACAATCAACTAAGACTAAAAGTAACACACTGTCCGCTTGCAGCTTTTTCCGGATTGGCTCAATCATTCTTGCCCTGCATGATGGGAGTGATGTATTCATGGAAGCTGCCAAGGTCTTCAAATATTCCGAGAAGGAGCTTGCAGCAAGTGTGTTCTTTGGATGTTTTGCTGTTTCATGGCTCATACTGCGGTTGATATACTTCCCCTTTTGGAGTTTTGGGTCATAAGCTCATCAAGGTCTGCTCTCATGGTAAATCATTTTATTATACCACATATAGATGTACGGTGGCTCCTCCCACTTATCTGTTCTTATGGTTGCTTTTTTACAGCTACGACCTTGTTAAGCACTTGGATTTGTCAAAGTCCTCTCATATAACACTGTACTGTGTTCAATACGATGTTACTGACGCTGCTTGTGTTCCACATATACTGGTGGGTTATGATATACTCAATGATTAGGCGACAACTGAATAATAGAGGAAAAGTTGGAGAAGATATAAGATCAGGTAAACCATATATACTGCTTACAAGTTTAAATTTTACAAAACCCCGTGCTGCTTATAATATTCAATTTCAGTAATTATATTATTATCTGTGGAAAGTATATACTCTCCACCGCTCACTCATTGGTTGAGTAATACTAGAAGCATTTAGGCTATGTTTGTTACATGGGACTATTATCCCCAAGCTTATTTCATATAATAGTCCAGGACTCTTCTAGCCTGGGATATGCTATGTTAATACATGACCCATGTTTGGTACTGCTTAGGACTAAAGAGCAGAATAGTGAAAATAGTCATATCCCATGTTTGTTAGGCTATGTTTGTTACATGGGACTATTATCCCCAAGCTTATTTCATATAATAGTCCAGGACTCTTCTAGCCTGGGATATGCTATGTTAATACATGACCCATGTTTGGTACTGCTTAGGACTAAAGAGCAGAATAGTGAAAATAGTCATATCCCATGTTTGTTAGTGTATTGGACTAAAAGTTGGTAATTTGCAGCAAAGTTCACATACAGCAAAATAATCATAGATTGAGAAGAGCAACCACAATCTACATACtttgtagttagtttttacaCATCAACAAGTCCACCTATTAATACAACACAGTGATACACTGATTTAACATTCCACATGCTAATAATGTTCCATCTAGCAATTACAAAAATGAATGTTAATCTAGCAAAAGAAGGAACTTGTCCAACATGTGTTAAGGCAGCAACTGTTGTAGTtgtccaaacaaaaaaaagaacatatCTTGCAACAGCAGCTAGGTAGATCCTCTAGCAGTGCCCGCAAGCAAGTTCTCGACATACACTTTCCTCACTTCATCATCTAAGGACATGAACACAGATATGTTTTGGGGCTTATCCAAAATGATTTTAAATGCCTCAATTTGGTCTAGAACAGAAAGTCCCATTTTCTTAAGTTCCTTAGCAATATCAGATCGATCTTCATCACCTTTCACTATGGCATCAGTCACTGCTTGCATTCTTTTTCCAGATTCTTCAAACAATTTATCCAATGCAAGCATAATTTTATCTTCAtcatttcttttcctctttttctgaCTGACCTGAGATTGTCCAGTGCTATCTTGCCTCATTGACATGGGGCTTGTGTCATTCCCAATGCCTATATCATCTTCATTGTTGCTCTGCTCCTCCATCATATCAGCAGGGACCTCAGCCCCATCTCCAGTAGCACGGTCACTCCCAAAGATGGTAGCTAGTCTATCAAATAATGGATACTTCTTGTTTCTCCATCCCTTTGCCTTTTTGTTGTGCTATGACAGAAACAGAAAATGAATCGATCAAAGTGCAGCAATGAAATAAGTTAGCTTAAAAATCAAACTCAATGAAACTTCCTCATTACCTGCAAATACGTTTCCCATACTTCATTACTATCAACTTCAATGCACTTTTTGATATCATTCCATGCAAATCCACTCTTGTTCATCATGTCATAGATTATGCTATAATCTTTCTTAAGTTTCTTCAACTTTGACTCAATATGTGGACTTGCCTTCAGATTGGAATTGGGACATAAAAGATTTAAAGCATTCTCTATTTTGATTAAAGTACCAGATTTGAAACTACCAGTGTCGTAGCGTTGTCCTCCAGCAATAATTCCGTCAAGAACATTCAACAAAGACTCTTCTTCAAAGCTGGTCCATACACGTCTTGACTTCCCTTGCTCTGTATTTTCATCACCACTTTCCATTTTCTAAAAAAATCAACATGACATGGTCAAGGAAACATAAACATGATTATCTAAAGAGCATAAGTGGTAAATGGCTGTGTCTAGGTTCCTCTTAGGTAAGAAAAAGGATTTTAACAAAAACTTCGTCAAGAACTAATTGATTTAATTCTTACcaccaaaatcaaatccttcTGAATTTGCATTTTCAGTACAGTTACTAAAGAAGGATTTGtgcatcaattcaaaatgtgGAAATTAGAAGATCaatattgagatttttcttgCCTAAGACGAGACACAGCAATTCACATCAACTTGGACATCACATACCTACAGAAAAGCTATATCTCATACGCATATAGACTCAAATAATACACTCATACGCATATAGACTCAAAGCTTAGAGTAGCATCTATTATTGTAAAGCATAGTACAAGCACACATTGTCTCTAGGCTCCCCGTCTTGCTCCACCAATAAGAGCAACATAATTTGCCTTCGATCCATATCTAAGATTTCACAgtaacatccaaaatcaatgaaaacaacCAGAAGAAGTTTTTTGGAGCAAGTTT is a genomic window containing:
- the LOC133735861 gene encoding uncharacterized protein LOC133735861 isoform X2, which translates into the protein MRLWSPRISSQPSYIEPPNLTGLWKQGLQQRSLVSPSLSRASASPLHLFRASASSLHSRSSFILLELLIQKMESGDENTEQGKSRRVWTSFEEESLLNVLDGIIAGGQRYDTGSFKSGTLIKIENALNLLCPNSNLKASPHIESKLKKLKKDYSIIYDMMNKSGFAWNDIKKCIEVDSNEVWETYLQHNKKAKGWRNKKYPLFDRLATIFGSDRATGDGAEVPADMMEEQSNNEDDIGIGNDTSPMSMRQDSTGQSQVSQKKRKRNDEDKIMLALDKLFEESGKRMQAVTDAIVKGDEDRSDIAKELKKMGLSVLDQIEAFKIILDKPQNISVFMSLDDEVRKVYVENLLAGTARGST
- the LOC133735861 gene encoding uncharacterized protein LOC133735861 isoform X1; translation: MGSDCISILWIVRMDAVQPLFLHFLLFAVSFFSLFSVLLPSFSSFVFLLSPFCCLLLFPLFRFASLFFLFCFSPFSFCCLPFTFCCLPFPFPLYVFSTHINCFTITDATVKTCSKKLLLVVFIDFGCYCEILDMDRRQIMLLLLVEQDGEPRDNKMESGDENTEQGKSRRVWTSFEEESLLNVLDGIIAGGQRYDTGSFKSGTLIKIENALNLLCPNSNLKASPHIESKLKKLKKDYSIIYDMMNKSGFAWNDIKKCIEVDSNEVWETYLQHNKKAKGWRNKKYPLFDRLATIFGSDRATGDGAEVPADMMEEQSNNEDDIGIGNDTSPMSMRQDSTGQSQVSQKKRKRNDEDKIMLALDKLFEESGKRMQAVTDAIVKGDEDRSDIAKELKKMGLSVLDQIEAFKIILDKPQNISVFMSLDDEVRKVYVENLLAGTARGST
- the LOC133735861 gene encoding uncharacterized protein LOC133735861 isoform X3, giving the protein MQIQKDLILVKMESGDENTEQGKSRRVWTSFEEESLLNVLDGIIAGGQRYDTGSFKSGTLIKIENALNLLCPNSNLKASPHIESKLKKLKKDYSIIYDMMNKSGFAWNDIKKCIEVDSNEVWETYLQHNKKAKGWRNKKYPLFDRLATIFGSDRATGDGAEVPADMMEEQSNNEDDIGIGNDTSPMSMRQDSTGQSQVSQKKRKRNDEDKIMLALDKLFEESGKRMQAVTDAIVKGDEDRSDIAKELKKMGLSVLDQIEAFKIILDKPQNISVFMSLDDEVRKVYVENLLAGTARGST
- the LOC133735861 gene encoding uncharacterized protein LOC133735861 isoform X4 encodes the protein MESGDENTEQGKSRRVWTSFEEESLLNVLDGIIAGGQRYDTGSFKSGTLIKIENALNLLCPNSNLKASPHIESKLKKLKKDYSIIYDMMNKSGFAWNDIKKCIEVDSNEVWETYLQHNKKAKGWRNKKYPLFDRLATIFGSDRATGDGAEVPADMMEEQSNNEDDIGIGNDTSPMSMRQDSTGQSQVSQKKRKRNDEDKIMLALDKLFEESGKRMQAVTDAIVKGDEDRSDIAKELKKMGLSVLDQIEAFKIILDKPQNISVFMSLDDEVRKVYVENLLAGTARGST